From the Micromonospora echinospora genome, the window GCAGCCCCTCGATGTGCGCCGGCGAGATGTTCTTGCCGCTCGAGGTGATGATGAGTTCCTTCTTGCGGTCGGTGATGCTGAGGAAGCCGTCCTCGTCGATCGTGCCGACGTCGCCGGTGGCCAGCCAGCCGTCGGCGTCGACGACCGGCTCGATGCTGCCGTCGCCGCGCAGGTACCCGGAGCAGACCAACGGCCCGCGCACGAGGATCTCACCGTCGTCGGCGAGGCGCACCTGCATGCCGGCGTTGGGCCGACCGACGGTCCCGGTGCGGAAACGCTCCGGGGTGTTGATGGTGGCGGTACCGGTGGTCTCGGTCATACCCCACACCTCCAGCACGTCGACACCGAGCCCGGCGAGGAACCGCAGGACGTCGACCGGGATCGGAGCGGCGCCGCTGCCGGCCCAGACCATGTTCTGCAGGCCCAGCGTGGACTGGAGCGGTCGCAGTACCGTGGCTTCGGCCTGCGCCACCCGGGCAGCCAACTCTTCGGGCACAGCCTGGCCCGCCGCGCGCAGCTCGTACGCCTCGAGGGCCACGGCGCTCGCGGCGCTGAAGGCGGCCCGTACGGCCGGTTCCGCGGTGGCCAGCTGGGCCTCGACGCCGGCGGCCATCTTCTCCCAGATCCGTGGCACCCCGAAGAACGAGGGCGGACCGATCGCGCGTAGGGCCCTGATGAGCTGGGTGGGGTCGGGGCAGATGGTTACGTGACCGGCCCGGTAGATGGGGTTGTAGATGCCCAGGATCCGCTCGGCGATGTGGGCCAGCGGCAGGTAGGCCACCGACGGCGCGTGATCGGGGACGGACACGGTGGCCTCGAGGACCACGGCCTGATAGATCACGTTGTGGTGGCTGAGCACGACGCCCTTCGGGTCACCGGTCGTCCCCGACGTGTACAGCAACGTCACCGGCTGCTCGGGTCGGATCGCGCGCCAGCGCCGCTCGAAGGCGTCCGGCTCGGCCTGGTGTGCGGCCTGGCCGATGGCACGCACCTGTGACAGTGGCACGGTCTTCGGGGTCAGATCGTCGGGTTCGGCCGCGTCGACCAGCACGATCCGACGCAGGTGGGGCAGGTCCGGCAGGATCGAGCGCCAGCGGGCCAGCTCGGTGGCGCCTTCCAGCACCAACACCTGGGCGCCGCTGTGCAGCGCCAGGTACCGCAGCTGGTCGGTGCTCAGCGTCGGGTAGACCGTGGAGGGCACCGCACCCAGGTGGGTTGCGGCGAGATCCACCAGCCAGTGTTCCGGCCGGCTCGACATCATGATCAGCATGTGGCCACCCGGCTGCAGGCCGATCTCGGCCAGTCCGCCGGACAACTCGGCAACCTCGTCGCGCAGCTCGGCCCACGTGCGGGTGTCGTCGCGGTCGAGCGTGGTCAGCGCCGGCAGGTCGGCGAACTCGGTGGCGTTGCGGTGCAGGAGAGCGGGGACGGTCAGGTCAGCAGCCGTCTTGGCGCATCGGTCGGCAAGGGTGTCGGCAGGGTCCATGGGTTACTCCTTCGACCGTAACCAGGCCTGGTGGTGGTGAGGCCGGTGTACCCCTCATCGTGGTGGTGTCGAGGGTGCCGCAGCCTCTGACAGCACTGTAAACGAGGGCTAACTTTCTGGGAAGAAGCGATTGGGATCAGGTGCTCAGTCGAGCCGGAGGGTCGACCGGGTAGCGAACGCTGACTAACCAGTCATGGTCGGGGCGCGGCCGCCGTGGCCGCGCCCCGTGCCGGGTGCCCTGGAGAACGGACGGTCGGCCGCCCATCACGATCGTGGCGCCGACGACCTCGCTGATCACATCGCCGGTCGCCGTGGCGCCGAACGGCCGAGGCTGCCTCAGGCGATGCGCCGGGCCGCGATTGCGCTGACCGGGGCCGATGGACCGCTGGTTGTCACTGCGCGGTCCAACCACCGTCCACGTGCAGAACGCTGCCGGTGACATAGCTGGCCGCGTCCGACGCGAGGAACGCGACCGCGCCGACAACCTCGTGCGGCAGGCCGAACCGGCCCATCGGGATCCGCTCGCGCAGCCGTTTCGACCACTGGTCGTGGCTGCGTAGTCCTTCCGTCATCGGCGTCTCCAGGTAACCGGGCGCCACCGCGTTCACCCGGACACCGGCAGCCGCCCACTCCAACGCCAGCGTCCGGGTGAGCTGCTCGACCCCGCCCTTGCTGGCGCTGTAGGCGGCCAGTCGCGGCAAGCCGACCTGACCGTGCACCGAGGACATGTTGACGATACTGCCCGCGCCCTGCTCGATCATGAACGCGCCGGCGGCGCGGGCGCAGACGAACACCCCGGACAGGTTGGTGTCGATCACCTGTTGCCAGTCCGCGACGCTCACCTGCTCGCTGCGGTGCAGCGCCGGACTGATCCCGGCGTTGTTCACCAGGACGTCCAGCCGACCCCAGCGCTGTCGGGCCAACGTCACGACGGCATCGGCGGTGGCCTCGTCGGTGACGTCACCGGCGACGACGTCCGCGGTGCCACCGTTGGCCACGATCCTGTCCCGCACCGCCAGTAGCGCGTCCCGCCGGCGTGACTGGAGGATCACGGACGCGCCGGCCTCCGCCAGTCCTTCGGCGATCGCCGCTCCCACGCCCTGGCCGGCGCCCGTCACCCAGGCGACCTTGCCCTGAAGTAGTCCCTTGAACATGTGTCGGATTCCTCTCGGTGGAGGTCTCGTCACGAACCCAGCGCCGCGACGCCCTGCCCGTCGGCGACCCGCAGGCCCATCTCCACGAGCGCCGCCGCTGCCCCGGCCATGTCCGCCGCGTCCGATCCCATGTGCTTGCCCTGAAGATGGCGGAAGTAGATCGATTCCATGATGACCGCGAGTTTGAGGCAGGTGAGAGCCAGGCACACGTCGAGGTGGTCGCGGTCGACTGGGCGGATGGCGGTGTAGGCGCGCAGAACGGCTGCGCGATCACCGAAACCCGGCCGGTCCGTCACGCCGAGAGCCACCGGAACGTGCCGCCGTAGGGTGTCACCGGGCTCGGTCCAGTAGACGAGCAGGAGCGCGACGTCGCACACCGGATCGCCGCGGGTGGCCATCTCCCAGTCCAGCACCGCGCGTACGCGTGCGGTGTCCGGCGCGAGGATGAGGTTGTCCAGGCGGTAGTCGCCGTGCACGAGCGCCCAGGCCCGGTCGGCGAACGCGTCCGTGCGTGCGGCCAACCAGCGCCCGAGCCGGTCGAACCCCGGCAGGTCACGCACCTTGGTCCGCTCCCACTGCGCGGTCCACAGCGCGGCCTGCCGGCTCAGGTAGCCGGCCGGCTGACCGAACGTCTCCAGACCGGTGCCGGTGAGGTCCGCGTCGTGCAGCGTCGCCAGCGTCCGGACGAGGACATCGGTGATCACCGCCGCGCGTTCCACGGAGAGACCGGCGCAGTCGGCCGCCGAGGACAGCACGACGCCGTCGACGTGCTCCATGACGAGGAAGGGTGTGCCGATGACGGACCGGTCCTCGCAGAGCAGGTACGGCCGGGCGCTCGGCACCGCCGTCGGTTCGAGGCCGCGTAGCACGCGATACTCGCGCGCCATGTCGTGCGCTTTGGGCATCACGTGGCCGAGTGGCGGACGACGCAGCACCCAGGAGCCGGCGCCCTGGCTGATCCGGTACGTGAGGTTGCTCCGGCCGCCGGCGAGAAGCTCGGCGTGCCACGGCGCGACCGGATCGGCGTCGGGCAGCCGCTCACCGAGGTAGGTCGCCAGCCGGTCGAGTGACAGGCCCGGCGGATCCACGCCGACGCTCGCGGGTGCCGGCCCGATCTTGGTGCCGGACTCCGTGTGGAGCGGGCCGTCGCCCACCGGACCGCGGCCCTCGTCAGCCATGCGTCGTTCCGCCGGTCCGGGTGGCCTCGTACCGCCGGACAGCGCGGCGGGCCACCGACCAGCGATGCACCTCGGACGCGCCGTCGTAGATGCGGAACGGGCGCACCTCGGCGAGGAACCGCGCCAGCGGCAGGTCGTGGGAGACACCCTGCCCGCCGCACAACTGCACCGAGCGATCGACGATGCGCCCGACGGCCTCGGAGACGAACGTCTTGGCGATCGATGTCTCGTGGTTCGCGCGT encodes:
- a CDS encoding phosphotransferase family protein, producing the protein MADEGRGPVGDGPLHTESGTKIGPAPASVGVDPPGLSLDRLATYLGERLPDADPVAPWHAELLAGGRSNLTYRISQGAGSWVLRRPPLGHVMPKAHDMAREYRVLRGLEPTAVPSARPYLLCEDRSVIGTPFLVMEHVDGVVLSSAADCAGLSVERAAVITDVLVRTLATLHDADLTGTGLETFGQPAGYLSRQAALWTAQWERTKVRDLPGFDRLGRWLAARTDAFADRAWALVHGDYRLDNLILAPDTARVRAVLDWEMATRGDPVCDVALLLVYWTEPGDTLRRHVPVALGVTDRPGFGDRAAVLRAYTAIRPVDRDHLDVCLALTCLKLAVIMESIYFRHLQGKHMGSDAADMAGAAAALVEMGLRVADGQGVAALGS
- a CDS encoding AMP-dependent synthetase/ligase produces the protein MDPADTLADRCAKTAADLTVPALLHRNATEFADLPALTTLDRDDTRTWAELRDEVAELSGGLAEIGLQPGGHMLIMMSSRPEHWLVDLAATHLGAVPSTVYPTLSTDQLRYLALHSGAQVLVLEGATELARWRSILPDLPHLRRIVLVDAAEPDDLTPKTVPLSQVRAIGQAAHQAEPDAFERRWRAIRPEQPVTLLYTSGTTGDPKGVVLSHHNVIYQAVVLEATVSVPDHAPSVAYLPLAHIAERILGIYNPIYRAGHVTICPDPTQLIRALRAIGPPSFFGVPRIWEKMAAGVEAQLATAEPAVRAAFSAASAVALEAYELRAAGQAVPEELAARVAQAEATVLRPLQSTLGLQNMVWAGSGAAPIPVDVLRFLAGLGVDVLEVWGMTETTGTATINTPERFRTGTVGRPNAGMQVRLADDGEILVRGPLVCSGYLRGDGSIEPVVDADGWLATGDVGTIDEDGFLSITDRKKELIITSSGKNISPAHIEGLLRAHPLIGQAVAIGDRRPYVTALIVLDDEVAPLWARARGISDAQLPGLASDPLLLAEIQAAVDAANAKLARPEQVKTFEVLPLAWTPESGELTPTLKLRRRVIVDRYHDSINALYPSAGAA
- a CDS encoding SDR family NAD(P)-dependent oxidoreductase — protein: MFKGLLQGKVAWVTGAGQGVGAAIAEGLAEAGASVILQSRRRDALLAVRDRIVANGGTADVVAGDVTDEATADAVVTLARQRWGRLDVLVNNAGISPALHRSEQVSVADWQQVIDTNLSGVFVCARAAGAFMIEQGAGSIVNMSSVHGQVGLPRLAAYSASKGGVEQLTRTLALEWAAAGVRVNAVAPGYLETPMTEGLRSHDQWSKRLRERIPMGRFGLPHEVVGAVAFLASDAASYVTGSVLHVDGGWTAQ